In Chlorobiota bacterium, the sequence ACAGGCCCCGGTCTCCCTTCACTCCATGGGCCCCTTGCCAAGCCCCAACGGTTCCTGGCGTGACCTTTACAGCCAGCTATCGGAAGAAGAACGCCAGGAGATGAAAGCCCTTCTTGGCAAATACTGCAACGGGGTTGGGGCGGATGGAAACGCCAAAAAACATTGCGCAAACGTTGCCGCCAGCAATCCCACCAACGGCCACCCTGCGCCAGCCCAAGCCGCGAACAACAAAGGATAACCCGCCCGCGCGCGCGCTACCTGCTTCCCGCAAACGCCTTCCCCAACGCCGATTCCAACACGGCAACCGTCCCCGCATCGCCAGCCTTGCAGACCACAATGGTTTTTTCAGTCTTGAAGAACTGACCTTCGCCATTCGCCATTTCTTTCCCCGCAATGCTCTTCCCATCGGGGCTGACGCTTGCTGCGGCTTGGGCGGTGGCCGCGCCATCCTCAAACTCGTACAGCTCCGCCGGTTCCCCGTTGATGGTGATCCGATACCCCGTTGTTGGGAACAATGCGGGCGTTGCCGTGGCAATCACCCGCACGCGGTTGCCGCTGGCGCGCAGGATGTTGATGATGCCAAACGAGGGGGTGGCGACATCAATCTCCATCTCGGTTGTTCCTTCCACCGATTCCCCTTGGTCGTCAAGGCGGGGCGCGTCGTCGCGGCCACAGGCGGGCAGCCAAAGGAGCATTGCCACCAACAGAAGATTCCGCACCGTGCGGGAAGCTCTATTTGCCATGATTATTCCGGGTGTTTGTTGATTCTGGCAGCTCAATAAACGTGACGATCGGAAGGAACTGCCGCCCCCCTTGCTGGTCTTCTTCAAACTTCATCATGTCATAATAGACGCACCCCCCATCCCCATGCGACGGCCATTGGCGGCAGGTTTCGGGGCGGGCTTCGTAGATGCTGCACAAGCGTTTGACGGGGTCCTGGAAGATGCACGATGCTCCGAAAATTGGGTCCGGTGTGCGGCGCAGTATCCGTTCGCGCGGGGACCACTCGGTTGTGAACCGTTCTTTGGCCTCGGCCTCGCTCATCTGGAAATGGCGTGCAAGCCGGCGGACAT encodes:
- a CDS encoding YkgJ family cysteine cluster protein, which produces MATPTFNCLECIGYCCAIYERVKVTQKDVRRLARHFQMSEAEAKERFTTEWSPRERILRRTPDPIFGASCIFQDPVKRLCSIYEARPETCRQWPSHGDGGCVYYDMMKFEEDQQGGRQFLPIVTFIELPESTNTRNNHGK